One window of the Bradyrhizobium sp. NP1 genome contains the following:
- the iaaH gene encoding indoleacetamide hydrolase gives MTFRQHKRAYLLAITAALTGLAHQAAAQTAPDLDRLTATQAAADLCAGKVTSQALVEAALARAKARADLNAFVTLDEAGAKKAAAAFDASRKRKGACKPLGGVPIVIKDNIEVAGLPSTAGTPALKDFVPRKDAPVAEKLRAAGAIIIGKTNMHELAFGISGYNPSFKTGPEPGVRNAYDAGKIAGGSSSGTAAAIGARIVTAGLGTDTGGSVRIPCALNGCASLRPTVGRYPQGAIAPISHTRDTAGPMAATVADVALLDRAIASGGAVAPANLKQVRLGVVKSMLANLDGDTDAAFRSALDRLKAEGVTVVDVEMPKLGELNSQVGFPVALYEAYDDMVAYLKHTGTGISIDQLAKSIASPDVKGTYDGLVIPRKLPGPDNSVTDAKPAYEAAIKTARPALQALYRDTFASNRLDAIAFPTTPKVAIPANPDASSLANFTLFIQNTDPGSNAGVPGIQIPIALGAASKLPVGLELDGPAGSDRRLLAIGLAIEKVFGRLPPPGK, from the coding sequence ATGACATTCCGACAGCACAAGCGCGCATACCTGCTGGCCATTACCGCAGCTCTGACCGGTCTCGCGCACCAGGCCGCAGCCCAGACGGCGCCCGACCTCGATCGCCTGACCGCAACGCAGGCGGCCGCCGACCTGTGTGCCGGCAAGGTCACCAGCCAGGCACTGGTCGAGGCCGCGCTGGCCCGCGCCAAGGCGAGGGCCGATCTCAATGCCTTTGTCACGCTCGACGAAGCCGGCGCGAAGAAGGCCGCTGCCGCCTTCGATGCCAGCCGCAAGCGCAAAGGCGCCTGCAAACCTCTGGGCGGCGTGCCCATCGTGATCAAGGACAATATCGAGGTGGCCGGCCTGCCGTCGACGGCGGGGACGCCGGCACTGAAGGATTTCGTGCCGCGCAAGGACGCGCCCGTCGCCGAGAAGCTGCGCGCCGCCGGTGCCATCATCATCGGCAAGACCAACATGCATGAGCTTGCCTTTGGCATCTCCGGCTACAACCCGTCGTTCAAGACCGGCCCTGAGCCCGGCGTGCGCAACGCCTATGATGCAGGCAAGATCGCCGGCGGCTCGTCGTCGGGCACGGCCGCGGCGATCGGGGCGAGAATCGTGACCGCGGGGCTCGGCACCGACACCGGCGGCTCGGTGCGCATTCCCTGCGCACTGAATGGCTGCGCTTCGCTGCGGCCGACCGTCGGGCGCTACCCGCAAGGAGCCATCGCGCCGATCTCGCACACGCGCGACACCGCCGGCCCAATGGCGGCGACGGTAGCCGATGTCGCCCTGCTCGACCGCGCCATCGCCAGCGGCGGAGCGGTCGCACCCGCCAATCTCAAGCAGGTGCGCCTCGGCGTCGTCAAATCCATGCTCGCCAATCTCGATGGCGATACCGACGCGGCGTTCCGATCCGCGCTCGACAGGCTGAAGGCGGAAGGCGTCACGGTCGTTGACGTGGAGATGCCGAAGCTGGGCGAGCTCAACAGCCAGGTCGGATTCCCGGTCGCGCTCTACGAGGCCTATGACGACATGGTGGCCTATCTGAAGCACACCGGCACCGGCATCAGCATCGACCAACTGGCGAAATCGATTGCAAGCCCCGACGTCAAGGGCACCTATGACGGGCTCGTCATTCCCCGCAAGCTGCCGGGGCCCGACAATTCGGTGACCGACGCCAAGCCCGCCTATGAGGCCGCGATCAAGACCGCGCGCCCGGCCTTGCAGGCCCTCTACCGTGACACTTTTGCCAGCAACAGGCTCGACGCCATCGCCTTCCCGACCACGCCGAAGGTCGCCATTCCCGCCAATCCCGACGCGAGCAGCCTCGCCAACTTCACCTTGTTCATCCAGAACACCGATCCCGGCAGCAATGCGGGCGTGCCCGGCATCCAGATCCCGATCGCGCTCGGCGCCGCCAGCAAGCTGCCGGTCGGGCTCGAGCTCGACGGCCCCGCGGGAAGCGACCGCCGGCTGCTCGCGATCGGGCTCGCCATCGAGAAAGTTTTCGGCCGGCTACCGCCGCCGGGCAAATGA
- a CDS encoding thiamine pyrophosphate-requiring protein, translated as MSRYSTAHYFLEALVDLGVDYIFANLGTDHVSLIEEMARWDREGRKHPEMILCPHEVVAVHMAGGYALATGRAQAVLVHVDAGTANACMAIQNLFRYRLPVMLFAGRAPHTLHGELRGSRDTYVHFVQDPFDIASIVRPYVKWEYSLPSGIVVKEALARASAFAQSDPPGPVYMMLPRETLAEEWDETDMPAYPPDRYGGIKTGGVEPARAEAIAKALMEANNPVAFTAYLGRRPAAVAALDRLARACGIRVAEFNPVDLNMPQDSPCFAGNDPLPLLEGTDLGLLLDTDVPFVPQSAKRASTMKWIQIDIDPLKADFPMWGFATDIRVQGDCAIALEQVRQAVEARADESYRRRVAERIAGWSGTREAADQRRAAASANKGVSGALNPAFVFATLGAKLAPDDVVLNEAIRNAPVLQEHLKRTQPRSYVGLAGGGLGFSGGMALGLRLAEPKRRVVQVIGDGGFHFSSPDSVYAVAQQYQLPILTVVVDNGGWQAVKSATQRVYPRGVAAETNQFQSRLTSGRQGERRDFAGVAKAFGAYGERVSEPDELAAAIDRALAALDDGRAAVLHVDVTRL; from the coding sequence ATGAGCCGCTATTCGACAGCCCACTACTTCCTCGAAGCCCTGGTCGACCTCGGTGTCGACTATATCTTCGCCAATCTCGGAACTGACCATGTCTCGCTGATCGAGGAAATGGCGCGCTGGGACAGGGAAGGCCGCAAGCATCCCGAAATGATCCTGTGTCCCCATGAGGTGGTCGCAGTCCACATGGCGGGCGGCTATGCACTCGCGACCGGCCGCGCACAGGCCGTGCTGGTTCACGTCGATGCCGGCACCGCGAATGCCTGCATGGCGATCCAGAATCTGTTCCGCTACCGCCTGCCGGTGATGCTGTTCGCCGGCCGCGCACCGCACACGTTGCATGGCGAATTGAGGGGGTCGCGCGATACCTATGTGCATTTCGTGCAGGACCCGTTCGACATCGCGAGCATCGTCCGCCCCTATGTCAAATGGGAATACTCGCTGCCGTCGGGCATCGTGGTGAAGGAGGCGCTGGCGCGCGCTTCCGCCTTTGCGCAGAGCGACCCGCCGGGCCCGGTCTACATGATGCTCCCCCGCGAGACGCTCGCGGAGGAATGGGACGAGACGGACATGCCGGCCTATCCGCCGGATCGCTATGGCGGCATCAAGACCGGCGGCGTCGAACCGGCGCGGGCCGAGGCGATCGCGAAAGCCCTGATGGAGGCGAACAACCCGGTGGCGTTCACCGCTTATCTCGGCCGCAGGCCGGCAGCGGTGGCCGCGCTGGACCGGCTGGCGCGCGCCTGCGGCATCCGCGTCGCCGAGTTCAACCCTGTCGATCTCAACATGCCGCAGGATTCCCCCTGCTTCGCCGGCAACGATCCCTTGCCTCTGCTCGAAGGCACCGACCTCGGCCTGCTGCTCGACACCGACGTGCCGTTCGTGCCGCAGTCGGCGAAGCGCGCGAGCACCATGAAATGGATCCAGATCGACATCGATCCCTTGAAGGCGGATTTTCCGATGTGGGGCTTTGCCACCGACATCCGTGTCCAGGGCGATTGCGCGATCGCGCTCGAACAGGTGCGGCAAGCGGTCGAGGCGCGCGCCGATGAATCGTACCGCAGGCGTGTGGCGGAACGGATCGCAGGCTGGAGCGGCACGCGCGAGGCGGCCGATCAGCGCCGCGCGGCGGCATCCGCCAACAAGGGCGTCTCCGGCGCGCTCAACCCGGCTTTCGTGTTCGCGACCCTCGGTGCAAAGCTCGCGCCGGATGACGTCGTGCTCAACGAAGCGATCCGCAACGCGCCGGTCCTGCAGGAACATCTGAAGCGCACGCAACCGCGGAGCTATGTCGGGCTTGCCGGCGGCGGGCTCGGCTTTTCCGGCGGCATGGCGCTGGGCTTGCGGCTCGCGGAGCCGAAACGGCGCGTCGTGCAGGTGATCGGCGACGGCGGCTTCCACTTCTCCTCGCCCGACAGCGTCTACGCGGTCGCGCAGCAATACCAGCTCCCGATCCTCACCGTCGTGGTCGACAATGGCGGCTGGCAGGCGGTGAAGTCGGCAACCCAACGGGTCTATCCCAGGGGCGTCGCCGCCGAGACCAATCAGTTCCAGTCGCGCCTGACCTCGGGCCGGCAAGGCGAACGGCGCGATTTCGCCGGCGTGGCCAAGGCTTTTGGCGCCTATGGCGAACGCGTCAGCGAGCCGGATGAGCTCGCCGCGGCGATCGACCGCGCGCTCGCCGCGCTCGACGACGGCAGGGCCGCGGTGCTGCATGTCGACGTCACGCGGCTTTAG
- the mctP gene encoding monocarboxylate uptake permease MctP, whose protein sequence is MAGQIQWVALSIFIFFFALVTVMGFFAARWKSGPVSEHLDEWGLGGRQFGTWITWFLVGGDFYTAYTVIAVPALVYAVGAYGFFALPYTIIVYPFVFAVMPILWKVAYDNGYVTAADVVHGIHRSRGLELVVALTGIAATMPYIALQLIGMGVVIKAMGLTGELPIIAAFIILALYTYSSGLRAPALIAFVKDIMIYIVVLVAVVLVPAKLGGYGAVFSAANDAFVAKGGATGLILKPSQMLAYATLALGSALAAFMYPHTLTGIFASKSADTIRKNAILLPAYTLLLGLIALLGYMGYAAAVKVTSPNDVVPALFQALFPSWFVGFAFSAIAIGALVPAAVMSIGAANLFTRNVWKAYVNPDISHAGEASVAKITSLVVKLGALAFILFLPTQYALDLQLLGGLWILQTFPALVFGLFTRWFRAEALLLGWAAGIGWGTWTAWSNGLKPLATLAFGDASYTFYVGLGALILNAVIAALATVVISAVLPDRGRATARS, encoded by the coding sequence ATGGCCGGTCAGATCCAATGGGTTGCGCTCTCCATCTTCATCTTCTTCTTTGCCCTCGTCACCGTGATGGGCTTCTTTGCCGCGCGCTGGAAATCGGGCCCGGTCAGCGAGCATCTGGATGAATGGGGGCTGGGCGGCCGGCAGTTCGGCACCTGGATCACCTGGTTCCTGGTCGGTGGCGATTTCTACACCGCCTATACCGTCATCGCGGTGCCGGCGCTGGTCTATGCGGTCGGCGCCTATGGCTTCTTCGCGCTGCCCTATACCATCATCGTCTATCCCTTCGTGTTCGCGGTCATGCCGATCCTGTGGAAGGTGGCCTACGACAACGGCTACGTCACGGCGGCCGACGTCGTTCACGGCATCCACCGATCGCGCGGCCTCGAGCTCGTGGTCGCCCTCACCGGCATCGCCGCGACCATGCCCTACATCGCACTGCAGCTCATCGGCATGGGCGTGGTGATCAAGGCGATGGGTTTGACCGGCGAGCTGCCCATCATCGCCGCCTTCATCATCCTTGCGCTCTACACTTACAGCTCCGGGCTGCGTGCGCCGGCGCTGATCGCCTTCGTCAAGGACATCATGATCTATATCGTGGTGCTGGTCGCCGTAGTCCTGGTGCCGGCGAAGCTTGGCGGCTATGGCGCGGTGTTTTCCGCGGCCAACGACGCGTTCGTGGCCAAGGGCGGCGCCACCGGGCTGATCCTGAAGCCCTCGCAGATGCTCGCTTATGCGACCCTCGCGCTCGGCTCGGCGCTGGCCGCCTTCATGTATCCGCACACGCTGACCGGCATATTCGCCTCGAAATCGGCCGACACCATCCGCAAGAACGCGATCCTGCTGCCTGCCTACACGCTGCTGCTCGGCCTGATCGCGCTGCTCGGCTATATGGGCTATGCCGCCGCCGTGAAGGTCACCTCGCCCAACGATGTGGTACCCGCGCTGTTTCAGGCGCTGTTCCCCTCCTGGTTCGTGGGCTTCGCCTTTTCGGCGATCGCGATCGGCGCGCTGGTGCCGGCCGCCGTCATGAGCATCGGCGCAGCCAACCTGTTCACCCGCAATGTCTGGAAGGCCTATGTCAATCCGGACATCAGCCATGCCGGGGAAGCTTCGGTTGCCAAGATCACCTCGCTGGTGGTGAAGCTCGGCGCGCTTGCCTTCATCCTGTTCCTGCCGACGCAATATGCGCTCGACCTGCAACTGCTCGGCGGCCTGTGGATCCTGCAGACTTTCCCGGCGCTGGTGTTCGGGCTGTTCACGCGCTGGTTCCGTGCCGAAGCGCTGCTGCTCGGCTGGGCGGCCGGCATCGGCTGGGGCACATGGACGGCGTGGAGCAACGGCCTGAAGCCGCTTGCGACGCTCGCTTTCGGCGACGCCAGCTATACGTTCTATGTCGGGCTCGGCGCTCTCATCCTCAACGCCGTGATCGCGGCCCTCGCGACCGTCGTGATCAGCGCGGTGCTCCCGGACCGCGGCCGCGCTACGGCTCGATCCTGA
- a CDS encoding tripartite tricarboxylate transporter substrate binding protein — MKLLKPFMLGACLLALASRVVLAQDDPAKYPARPIHIVVGFAAGGGNDIIARVFGQKLSESLGQPVIVDNKPGGGAIVATEYVAKSAPDGYTLLMSASGISINPAVYAKLPYDAVQDFVAVSELASFPLIMIVNAASPIRSVAELVAYAKANADKMNYASSSASFQLVTELFKQKTGAPMLAIPYKSANESVLAVISGQVTTTIADAGPVVSQVKSGTVRALAVAAPARMEDLPDVPTMKEAGADVDAVLWSGIFVPKGTPAAIVRKLESELMRIANLPDVVARLKLLGIECVGTSSEEFAQILNRDIARWGEVAKAANIRIEP, encoded by the coding sequence ATGAAGCTGCTCAAGCCCTTCATGCTCGGCGCCTGCCTGCTCGCGCTCGCAAGCCGGGTTGTGCTCGCGCAAGACGATCCCGCCAAATATCCGGCCCGCCCGATCCACATCGTGGTCGGCTTCGCCGCCGGCGGCGGCAACGACATCATCGCGCGCGTATTCGGGCAGAAGCTGTCCGAAAGCCTCGGCCAGCCGGTGATCGTCGACAACAAGCCGGGCGGCGGCGCGATCGTCGCGACCGAATATGTCGCGAAATCCGCGCCCGACGGCTACACGCTGCTGATGAGCGCGAGCGGCATATCGATCAATCCGGCGGTCTACGCCAAATTGCCCTATGACGCCGTGCAGGACTTCGTCGCAGTCTCGGAGCTCGCGTCCTTTCCGCTGATCATGATCGTGAATGCCGCCTCGCCGATCAGATCGGTGGCCGAGCTCGTGGCTTACGCCAAGGCCAATGCCGACAAGATGAACTATGCGAGCTCGTCGGCCTCGTTCCAGCTCGTGACGGAACTATTCAAGCAGAAAACCGGCGCACCGATGCTGGCGATCCCCTACAAGAGCGCCAACGAGTCGGTGCTCGCGGTGATCTCCGGCCAGGTGACGACGACCATCGCCGATGCGGGTCCGGTGGTGAGCCAGGTGAAGAGCGGCACGGTGCGGGCGCTCGCGGTCGCCGCGCCTGCGCGCATGGAAGATCTGCCCGATGTGCCGACCATGAAGGAGGCCGGCGCCGACGTCGACGCCGTGCTGTGGAGCGGCATCTTTGTCCCGAAGGGGACGCCTGCCGCGATCGTCCGGAAGCTCGAGAGCGAGCTGATGCGGATCGCGAACCTGCCCGACGTCGTCGCCAGGCTCAAGCTGCTCGGCATTGAATGCGTCGGCACCTCGTCGGAGGAATTCGCGCAAATCCTCAACCGCGACATCGCCCGCTGGGGCGAGGTCGCGAAAGCAGCCAATATCAGGATCGAGCCGTAG
- a CDS encoding LLM class flavin-dependent oxidoreductase has product MTRQMKLIGFLQAQNCTNLPSSWRHPESRDDSMSADYYQEIARILEAGKFHMAFFDDRLAMPDRYGNDHAHTVEYGIRCVKMDPLIVLTTMGMVTEKLGLASTCSTTYFEPFDVARRFATLDLMTGGRAGWNVVTSVNDGEAQNMGREHHLEHDPRYDRADEFMEVVLGHWDSWEDGALIIDKKSGRFADPGKVKRLDHEGAFFRSRGPFTVPRSPQGHPVIIQAGASGRGQRFAGRWGEVIFTAARTLANARQGYDAIRNEAARAGRDPDQIFLCNLVTPVCGATKAEAEDRMAVIGKLPLEIDALSLLAEGLNFDFGAKGIDEPLTTEELQGMQGMLGIRDGVLRTSGKSNPSTRDFITFSGRGQTQDAIVGGPKEVADRLEEMFAGRGCDGFVIAATYVPGSYADFVRHVVPELQRRGLFQKDYAGRTLRENLGLPRPAAGAWKSKPQVAAE; this is encoded by the coding sequence ATGACGCGGCAGATGAAACTGATCGGCTTCCTGCAGGCGCAGAACTGCACCAATCTGCCGAGCTCGTGGCGTCATCCGGAGTCCCGCGACGATTCGATGTCGGCTGATTACTACCAGGAGATCGCCAGAATCCTGGAAGCCGGCAAATTCCACATGGCCTTCTTCGACGATCGCCTGGCGATGCCGGACCGCTACGGCAACGACCACGCCCACACCGTCGAATACGGCATCCGCTGCGTGAAGATGGACCCGCTCATCGTGCTGACGACGATGGGCATGGTCACCGAGAAGCTCGGGCTCGCCTCGACCTGCTCGACCACCTATTTCGAGCCGTTCGACGTGGCGCGTCGCTTCGCCACCCTCGACCTGATGACCGGCGGCCGCGCCGGGTGGAACGTCGTCACCTCGGTCAATGACGGCGAGGCGCAGAACATGGGGCGTGAACACCACCTCGAGCACGATCCGCGCTACGACCGCGCCGACGAGTTCATGGAAGTGGTGCTTGGCCACTGGGATTCCTGGGAAGATGGCGCGCTGATCATCGACAAGAAGAGCGGCCGCTTCGCCGACCCCGGCAAGGTCAAGCGGCTCGACCATGAGGGAGCCTTCTTCAGATCACGCGGGCCGTTCACGGTGCCGCGCTCGCCGCAGGGTCATCCCGTCATCATCCAGGCCGGCGCCTCCGGTCGCGGCCAGCGCTTCGCCGGCCGCTGGGGCGAGGTCATCTTCACGGCGGCGCGCACGCTGGCGAACGCACGGCAAGGCTATGACGCGATCCGCAACGAGGCCGCAAGGGCCGGCCGCGATCCCGACCAGATCTTTCTCTGCAACCTGGTGACGCCGGTCTGCGGCGCGACCAAGGCAGAGGCCGAGGACAGGATGGCGGTGATCGGGAAGCTGCCGCTTGAGATCGACGCGCTGTCGCTGCTGGCGGAAGGCCTGAACTTCGACTTCGGCGCCAAGGGCATCGATGAGCCGCTGACGACGGAGGAATTGCAGGGCATGCAGGGAATGCTCGGCATCCGCGACGGCGTGCTGCGCACCTCCGGCAAGAGCAATCCGTCCACGCGCGATTTCATCACCTTTTCCGGACGGGGCCAGACCCAGGACGCCATCGTCGGCGGGCCGAAGGAAGTCGCCGACCGGCTGGAAGAAATGTTCGCGGGCCGCGGCTGCGACGGATTTGTCATCGCCGCGACCTATGTGCCGGGCTCCTACGCCGATTTCGTGCGCCATGTGGTGCCTGAATTGCAGCGCCGCGGCCTGTTCCAGAAAGACTATGCCGGCAGGACGCTGCGCGAGAATCTCGGCCTGCCGCGCCCGGCCGCCGGCGCCTGGAAGAGCAAGCCGCAGGTCGCGGCCGAATGA
- a CDS encoding DUF3311 domain-containing protein, with protein MWILLLLPFIGLLWVPFYNFLEPSLFGFPFFYWYQLAWVPISSLLIWLVYRSRSPDDAH; from the coding sequence ATGTGGATTCTGTTGTTGCTGCCCTTCATCGGCCTGTTGTGGGTGCCGTTCTACAATTTCCTCGAGCCATCGCTGTTCGGCTTTCCCTTCTTTTACTGGTACCAGCTCGCCTGGGTGCCGATCTCCTCGCTCCTGATCTGGCTGGTCTATCGCAGCCGCTCACCTGACGACGCGCATTGA
- a CDS encoding Ldh family oxidoreductase, producing MPIVQADRLAQIGAALLKAAGASEEEASAVATGCINANLAGHDSHGVIAIPTYIDRIKAGHIVPGAPFTIVQESPTTTVIDGNWGFGFRVNARAMALTIEKAKTANVAACTVFRQSHVGRLAAYPLMAARAGMIGIATADSGRSPKHVAPFGGREPRLGTNPISIAVPSDLEAPFYLDMATSAVAAGKIQLAVARGEAIPKGWIIDAEGRHTTDPTQYRKGGALLPLGGSEGYKGSGLAAMVEVLCGLLTGLGFGVEPTGRHNDGCFMAVFNVAAFRPLDQFKKDVADFARYLTSTPPSEGSTGVLCPGEVEYRCEQRRRKEGIAVEDATWDRLRVLARDYKVADELGLA from the coding sequence ATGCCGATCGTCCAGGCCGACCGTCTTGCGCAGATCGGCGCGGCGCTGCTGAAGGCAGCCGGCGCATCGGAGGAAGAGGCAAGCGCGGTCGCGACCGGCTGCATCAACGCCAACCTCGCCGGCCACGATTCCCACGGCGTGATCGCGATCCCGACCTATATCGACCGCATCAAGGCCGGCCATATCGTGCCCGGCGCCCCCTTCACCATCGTGCAGGAATCGCCGACGACGACGGTGATCGACGGCAATTGGGGTTTCGGCTTTCGCGTCAACGCCAGGGCCATGGCGCTGACGATCGAAAAGGCGAAGACCGCCAACGTGGCGGCGTGCACCGTGTTCCGGCAGAGCCATGTCGGGCGGCTTGCCGCCTATCCGTTGATGGCGGCGCGCGCGGGCATGATCGGAATTGCCACGGCCGATTCCGGGCGCTCGCCGAAACATGTCGCGCCCTTCGGCGGACGCGAGCCGCGGCTCGGCACCAATCCGATCTCGATCGCGGTGCCCTCCGACCTCGAGGCGCCGTTCTATCTGGACATGGCGACCTCGGCGGTCGCCGCCGGCAAGATCCAGCTCGCGGTCGCCCGCGGCGAAGCGATTCCGAAGGGCTGGATCATCGACGCCGAGGGCCGCCACACCACCGACCCCACGCAATATCGCAAAGGCGGCGCGCTGCTGCCGCTCGGCGGCAGCGAAGGCTACAAGGGAAGCGGCCTTGCCGCGATGGTCGAGGTGCTGTGCGGCCTGCTGACGGGCCTGGGCTTCGGCGTCGAGCCGACCGGCCGGCACAATGACGGCTGCTTCATGGCGGTGTTCAATGTCGCCGCCTTCCGTCCGCTCGATCAGTTCAAGAAGGACGTCGCCGACTTCGCCCGCTACCTGACATCGACGCCTCCTTCCGAAGGCTCGACCGGCGTGCTCTGTCCCGGCGAGGTCGAATATCGCTGCGAGCAGCGGCGCCGCAAGGAGGGCATTGCGGTCGAGGACGCGACCTGGGACAGGCTGCGCGTGCTGGCGCGGGACTACAAGGTCGCGGACGAGCTCGGCCTTGCGTGA
- a CDS encoding heme-binding protein, which yields MRPIVSMTLAACAVVLMTSPILAQAQTPAPTTPPSAGGTPDVMPFDIPYGQSIGLELAKQVVAAAEAEAKKRNWKMNIAVVDTNGEPVMFERMEGAQIASGSISIGKARTSARFRRESRAFYNAYETGHPYVATLDPTLTASPGGYPLVQGGKLIGAVGCSGGTGDQDAAICKVGAEVVK from the coding sequence ATGCGACCGATCGTTTCGATGACCCTGGCGGCCTGCGCCGTCGTGTTGATGACCTCGCCGATACTGGCGCAGGCGCAGACACCGGCGCCCACCACTCCGCCGTCGGCGGGTGGAACGCCAGACGTGATGCCCTTCGACATCCCCTACGGCCAGTCGATCGGTCTCGAGCTTGCCAAGCAGGTCGTCGCTGCCGCCGAAGCCGAGGCCAAGAAGCGAAACTGGAAGATGAACATCGCAGTGGTCGACACCAACGGCGAACCCGTGATGTTCGAGCGAATGGAAGGCGCGCAGATCGCGTCAGGCTCGATTTCTATCGGCAAGGCCCGCACCTCGGCGCGTTTCCGTCGCGAGTCGCGGGCTTTCTACAACGCCTATGAGACCGGTCACCCCTATGTCGCGACGCTCGATCCGACACTGACCGCAAGCCCCGGCGGCTACCCGCTGGTGCAGGGCGGCAAGCTGATCGGCGCCGTCGGATGCTCCGGGGGCACCGGCGATCAGGACGCTGCGATCTGCAAGGTCGGCGCCGAGGTCGTGAAATAG
- a CDS encoding cupin domain-containing protein, with protein sequence MKATRRFLRSLALPVCFAGMLSIGSAAELNPAAVVYKLPDQIPWGPVNAAGAQVAVVIGDPSKPGFYMVYNKWTKGNHFSHPHFHPNDRYIVVLQGTWWVGSGSKFDPEHGTVPMPVGSFVTHYGKQVHWDGAKDEDAVLLIMGEGPATATKVAETK encoded by the coding sequence ATGAAGGCGACCAGGCGGTTCTTGCGATCTCTGGCGTTACCAGTGTGCTTCGCGGGGATGCTGTCGATCGGTTCGGCGGCGGAGCTCAATCCCGCAGCCGTGGTCTACAAGCTGCCCGACCAGATTCCCTGGGGGCCGGTCAACGCCGCGGGCGCCCAGGTCGCCGTGGTGATCGGCGATCCCAGCAAGCCGGGCTTCTACATGGTCTACAACAAGTGGACCAAGGGCAACCATTTCAGCCATCCGCACTTCCACCCCAACGACCGCTACATCGTCGTGCTGCAAGGCACCTGGTGGGTCGGCTCAGGGTCCAAGTTCGATCCTGAGCACGGCACCGTGCCGATGCCCGTGGGAAGCTTCGTGACCCATTACGGCAAGCAGGTGCATTGGGACGGTGCCAAGGACGAGGACGCGGTGCTCCTGATCATGGGCGAAGGGCCGGCGACGGCGACCAAGGTCGCGGAGACCAAATAG
- a CDS encoding fumarylacetoacetate hydrolase family protein yields the protein MRWLKFTASGQTSWGIVEGDGVVGVEGDPFGEWRRTERSYPLDGVRIEVPLIPRTFYCVGLNYLTHLKEAANKRGEVPNIPDRPEIGYRAQNALIAHDEDVVIPADATEKIHYEGELVVVIGKKVKHLTEHDAMSCVFGYTIGNDVSERTWQKADRGLWRAKNADTFKPMGPWIETEADPDKMETIVRLNGRQTIRFRTGDMIFGIVPFIVELTKYFTLWPGDVIWMGTDGASPDLKAGDVVEIEITGIGTLRNRFVTENR from the coding sequence ATGCGTTGGCTGAAATTCACGGCCTCGGGCCAAACATCCTGGGGCATCGTCGAAGGCGACGGGGTTGTCGGCGTCGAAGGTGATCCCTTCGGTGAATGGCGGCGCACTGAGCGGTCTTATCCGCTCGACGGCGTCAGGATCGAGGTGCCGCTGATCCCGCGCACCTTCTATTGCGTCGGGCTGAACTACCTCACCCACCTGAAGGAAGCCGCCAACAAGCGCGGCGAGGTTCCCAACATCCCCGACCGGCCCGAGATCGGCTACCGCGCGCAGAACGCGCTGATCGCCCATGACGAGGACGTGGTGATCCCGGCTGATGCCACCGAAAAGATCCACTATGAAGGCGAGCTCGTCGTCGTCATCGGCAAGAAGGTCAAGCACCTCACCGAGCACGACGCGATGTCCTGCGTGTTCGGCTATACCATCGGCAACGACGTCAGCGAGCGGACCTGGCAGAAGGCGGATCGCGGCCTGTGGCGAGCCAAGAACGCCGACACGTTCAAGCCGATGGGGCCCTGGATCGAGACCGAAGCCGATCCCGATAAGATGGAGACCATCGTCAGGTTGAACGGGAGGCAGACCATCCGCTTCCGAACCGGCGACATGATCTTCGGCATCGTTCCCTTCATCGTCGAGCTGACGAAGTACTTCACGCTGTGGCCTGGCGACGTGATCTGGATGGGAACCGACGGCGCCTCGCCTGACCTGAAGGCCGGCGACGTCGTCGAGATCGAGATCACCGGCATCGGCACGTTACGAAATCGATTTGTCACGGAGAACAGATGA